One segment of Pirellulales bacterium DNA contains the following:
- a CDS encoding glycosyltransferase family 9 protein: MDARKTPLAELRPERICLIKPSALGDVVQTLPLLAGLRARWPQAKITWVLHRGLVPLLEGQPGLDGIVPFDRQQLADRPWASVPALWRELRAGRFDLAIDVQGLLRSGAVTWATGAARRVGFANAREGASLAYTDLVAVPDVDLPAVERYWLLAAALGCEGAPRVTAPSIPDSDRRAVVDLLHGLPRPWLAIHPGARWETKRWPPASFSQVADRAVREFGASIVLLGGPEETLLTAAVRQHLKTRHVVDLAGRTTLKQLAAACDLADMLLSNDSGPMHLAAACSTPVLGVFTCTSPRRAGPFGAGHRIAATGVACAASYVRTCPTMHCMAELVPERVWPLVRAALSDWVAHPSRQAS, encoded by the coding sequence ATGGATGCACGCAAGACCCCGCTGGCAGAGCTGCGCCCTGAGCGGATCTGCCTGATCAAACCGAGCGCTCTGGGCGACGTCGTGCAGACTCTGCCCCTGCTGGCCGGTCTGCGCGCACGCTGGCCGCAGGCCAAGATCACCTGGGTGCTCCACCGCGGCCTGGTGCCGCTCCTGGAAGGCCAACCGGGCCTCGACGGGATCGTGCCTTTCGATCGCCAGCAACTGGCCGATCGCCCCTGGGCGAGCGTTCCCGCATTGTGGCGCGAGCTGCGGGCAGGGCGGTTCGACCTGGCCATCGACGTGCAAGGCCTGCTGCGCAGCGGCGCCGTGACCTGGGCGACGGGCGCGGCCCGCCGGGTAGGTTTTGCCAATGCCCGCGAAGGTGCCAGCCTGGCCTATACCGATCTCGTCGCGGTGCCCGACGTCGACCTGCCTGCTGTCGAGCGCTATTGGCTGCTGGCGGCCGCGCTGGGCTGCGAGGGTGCGCCGCGCGTCACCGCGCCTTCGATTCCGGATAGCGACCGGCGCGCGGTCGTCGACCTGCTGCACGGCCTGCCGCGCCCGTGGCTGGCGATTCACCCCGGGGCGCGTTGGGAAACGAAACGCTGGCCGCCGGCCTCGTTTTCCCAAGTCGCAGATCGCGCGGTACGCGAATTCGGCGCAAGCATCGTGCTCCTCGGTGGCCCGGAAGAAACCCTGCTCACGGCCGCCGTACGGCAACACCTGAAAACCCGGCACGTTGTCGACTTGGCCGGCCGCACGACGCTCAAGCAGCTCGCCGCAGCGTGCGACCTGGCCGACATGTTGCTGTCGAACGACTCGGGCCCGATGCACCTGGCGGCAGCATGCAGTACACCGGTTCTTGGAGTGTTCACCTGCACGAGCCCGCGCCGGGCGGGCCCCTTTGGCGCAGGCCACCGGATCGCCGCCACGGGGGTCGCCTGCGCAGCGAGCTACGTACGAACGTGTCCCACGATGCACTGCATGGCCGAACTGGTGCCCGAACGCGTTTGGCCCCTGGTTCGCGCGGCCCTGTCCGATTGGGTGGCCCATCCGTCCCGGCAGGCGAGTTGA
- a CDS encoding alpha/beta hydrolase family protein codes for MCRFRHALLVVAFLLLAGPAAAASPPPRSGQVNFEPAPNEEIVPPHFHLDAHTFEFQQKFLDSVSKKVELSEVTFPSPVETPHPNNNTVHCEYFRPVSEGKHPGVVVLHILGGDFDLARLVARQLAYNNVAALFLKLPYYGPREQPGSGVQMISPDPHQTVKGMTQAVLDIRRAAAWLAAQPEIDPAQLGITGISLGGITSAVAAAGEPRFAKVGLMLAGGDFSRIAWESEETKALREGWEAQGKTIEELAEVIKPIDPVTFAANVRGRKILMLNARNDEVVPPACTEALWEALGKPEIVWWNAGHYTAARFVFEGLARLTRFFQPDAPGTPLAQ; via the coding sequence ATGTGCCGGTTTCGTCACGCGTTGCTGGTTGTCGCCTTCCTGCTCCTAGCTGGGCCGGCCGCCGCCGCGTCGCCGCCGCCGCGCAGCGGACAGGTGAATTTTGAACCCGCGCCGAACGAGGAGATCGTGCCGCCGCACTTTCATCTCGATGCGCACACGTTCGAGTTCCAGCAGAAGTTCCTCGACAGCGTGTCGAAGAAAGTCGAGCTGTCCGAGGTGACGTTCCCCTCGCCGGTGGAGACGCCGCACCCGAACAACAACACCGTCCATTGTGAGTACTTCCGGCCGGTGTCCGAAGGCAAGCATCCGGGCGTGGTGGTGCTGCACATCCTGGGCGGCGATTTCGACCTGGCGCGACTGGTCGCGCGACAGTTGGCATATAACAACGTCGCGGCGTTGTTCCTCAAGCTGCCGTACTATGGCCCGCGCGAACAGCCAGGTTCGGGCGTGCAGATGATCTCGCCCGATCCGCACCAGACGGTCAAAGGCATGACCCAGGCGGTGCTCGACATTCGCCGCGCCGCTGCCTGGCTCGCCGCGCAGCCCGAGATCGACCCGGCGCAGTTGGGGATCACCGGCATCAGCCTCGGCGGCATCACCAGCGCGGTGGCGGCAGCGGGCGAACCCCGATTCGCCAAGGTGGGCCTGATGCTCGCCGGCGGCGACTTCAGCCGCATCGCCTGGGAGTCGGAAGAGACCAAGGCCTTGCGCGAGGGCTGGGAAGCCCAAGGTAAGACCATCGAGGAGCTGGCCGAGGTCATCAAGCCGATCGACCCGGTGACCTTTGCCGCGAACGTGCGCGGCCGCAAGATCCTGATGCTCAACGCGCGGAACGACGAGGTCGTGCCGCCGGCATGCACCGAGGCTCTGTGGGAGGCGTTGGGCAAGCCGGAGATTGTCTGGTGGAATGCCGGGCACTATACCGCCGCGAGATTCGTCTTCGAGGGACTGGCACGGTTGACCCGATTCTTCCAACCCGACGCACCCGGCACGCCGCTGGCACAATAG
- a CDS encoding YgiQ family radical SAM protein has translation MPANEAQPRLPIAALTQPPSPCLPMTRAEMEARGWDWVDVVFVTGDAYVDHPSFAMALLGRLLEAEGYRVGMLSQPDWRSCEPWRTFGQPRLFFAVSAGNMDSMINHYTANKKVRNDDAYSPDGRIGCRPDRATLAYCQRAREAYKGVPIVCGGVEASLRRIAHYDYWSDTVRRAILMDCKADLLVFGMGETPILEIARRLKAGKHLRELRGLRGVAYRVGASEATPREDEKSVVLPSFEEVLRDKRAFADMTRLAHHETNPHNGRRLLQQHDREWIVVNPPSLPLDQATMDRVYGLPYTRRPHPVYGQARIPAFEVVRHSVQIMRGCFGGCTFCSITAHEGRIIQSRSQESVLGEIRRMSEDPEFSGTVSDIGGPTANMYQMRCTRPEVEAVCRRLSCVHPKICKLLGTDHGPLVQLMRRARKEPGVKQVLVASGIRMDLARRDPAYLDELVRHHVGGYLKVAPEHTDPEVLRLMKKPDAEDFQQFDRQFKAASARAGKKQYLVPYYIASHPGSDLRAMIDLAVFLKRHNYKPDQVQDFIPSPFDIAACMYHTGLDPMTMQPVETAKHLRDRKQQRALLQFFKPENYFEVRQALERAGRQDLIGSGCDCLIPARPPAEALNKRRAQANKRLKKSQRKPAKDAAPGYRPGRKSAQRRPRQSTD, from the coding sequence ATGCCCGCCAACGAAGCCCAGCCCCGTCTGCCGATCGCGGCCCTGACGCAACCGCCCTCCCCTTGCCTGCCGATGACGCGGGCCGAGATGGAGGCGCGCGGCTGGGACTGGGTCGACGTGGTGTTCGTCACCGGCGACGCGTACGTCGATCATCCGAGCTTCGCCATGGCGCTGTTGGGCCGGCTGCTCGAGGCCGAAGGCTACCGCGTGGGCATGCTCAGCCAGCCCGACTGGCGGTCGTGCGAGCCGTGGCGCACCTTCGGCCAGCCCCGGCTGTTCTTCGCCGTCAGCGCGGGGAACATGGACTCGATGATCAATCACTACACGGCCAACAAGAAGGTTCGTAACGACGACGCCTATAGTCCCGACGGGCGAATCGGCTGCCGGCCCGATCGGGCCACCTTGGCCTACTGCCAACGCGCGCGCGAGGCCTACAAGGGTGTGCCGATCGTCTGCGGCGGGGTCGAGGCCAGCTTGCGGCGCATCGCCCATTACGACTATTGGAGCGATACGGTCCGGCGTGCGATCTTGATGGACTGCAAGGCCGACCTGCTCGTCTTCGGCATGGGCGAAACGCCGATTCTCGAGATCGCCCGGCGACTCAAGGCAGGCAAGCATCTGCGCGAGTTGCGCGGGCTGCGTGGCGTGGCCTATCGCGTGGGCGCGAGCGAAGCGACCCCGCGCGAAGACGAAAAATCCGTCGTCCTGCCGAGCTTCGAAGAAGTCTTGCGCGACAAGCGGGCGTTTGCCGACATGACGCGGCTGGCGCACCACGAGACGAATCCGCACAATGGCCGCCGGCTGCTGCAACAGCACGATCGCGAATGGATCGTCGTCAACCCACCCTCGCTCCCTTTGGACCAGGCGACGATGGATCGCGTGTATGGGCTTCCCTACACGCGCCGTCCGCACCCGGTATATGGCCAGGCGCGGATCCCGGCCTTTGAGGTCGTGCGGCATTCGGTGCAGATCATGCGCGGCTGTTTCGGCGGCTGCACATTCTGCTCGATCACGGCGCACGAGGGGCGGATCATTCAAAGCCGTTCGCAGGAATCAGTGCTCGGCGAGATTCGCCGCATGAGCGAAGATCCCGAGTTCTCCGGCACGGTGAGCGATATCGGCGGGCCCACGGCCAATATGTACCAGATGCGCTGCACCCGTCCCGAGGTCGAGGCGGTGTGTCGGCGGTTGAGCTGCGTGCACCCCAAGATCTGCAAGCTGTTGGGCACCGATCATGGTCCGCTCGTGCAGCTCATGCGGCGGGCGCGCAAGGAACCAGGCGTGAAGCAGGTGCTCGTGGCGTCGGGCATTCGCATGGACCTCGCCCGCCGCGACCCGGCCTATTTGGACGAGCTGGTGCGGCATCACGTCGGCGGCTATCTGAAGGTCGCGCCCGAGCACACCGATCCGGAGGTGCTGCGGCTGATGAAGAAGCCGGACGCGGAGGATTTCCAACAGTTCGATCGGCAGTTCAAGGCCGCCTCGGCCCGCGCTGGCAAGAAGCAGTACCTGGTGCCCTATTACATCGCCAGCCATCCGGGCAGCGATTTGCGGGCGATGATCGACCTGGCCGTGTTTCTCAAACGGCACAATTACAAGCCCGACCAGGTGCAAGATTTCATCCCCAGCCCGTTCGATATCGCGGCCTGCATGTATCACACGGGCCTGGACCCGATGACCATGCAGCCCGTCGAGACGGCAAAGCACCTGCGCGATCGCAAACAGCAGCGGGCCTTGCTGCAATTCTTCAAACCGGAGAATTACTTCGAGGTTCGCCAGGCGCTTGAGCGCGCCGGCCGTCAGGATTTGATTGGCTCGGGCTGCGATTGCCTGATTCCTGCCCGACCGCCGGCCGAGGCCTTGAATAAGCGGCGCGCACAGGCGAACAAGCGGCTGAAGAAATCGCAGCGCAAGCCGGCCAAGGACGCGGCGCCGGGGTATCGCCCGGGCCGAAAATCGGCGCAGCGCCGGCCGCGGCAATCGACCGACTGA
- a CDS encoding class I SAM-dependent methyltransferase — MHYFAEQQYELIDFGAGRKLERFGGVVVDRPCPAADQAPRACPQRWCDAVGHFDRTAGAGWQWQSASPDAWSLCFAVDQGTSVETVAVELRATDAGQVGFFPEQAGNWLSISQYAAVVRRPARVLNLFAYTGASTLVVAACGAEVTHVDAARGAVTWARANAQRSGLAAAPIRWIVDDARAYVARERRRGRSYDLVILDPPSYGHGAGGAAWQLVRDLPDLLAGCWALLAASPQPAMLASCHTQGFTARDLAAWIQPGAPRTARLRAVDLELVTSDGRRLPSGVAVRCICTPSGG, encoded by the coding sequence ATGCACTACTTCGCCGAGCAGCAATACGAGCTCATCGACTTCGGCGCCGGTCGCAAGCTCGAGCGATTTGGCGGCGTCGTTGTCGATCGGCCTTGTCCAGCGGCAGACCAGGCGCCGCGCGCATGTCCGCAGCGCTGGTGCGATGCCGTTGGCCACTTCGATCGCACGGCCGGCGCAGGCTGGCAATGGCAGAGCGCTTCGCCGGACGCCTGGAGCCTGTGCTTTGCGGTCGATCAGGGCACCAGTGTGGAAACTGTCGCGGTCGAGTTGCGCGCCACCGATGCGGGGCAGGTCGGTTTTTTCCCCGAGCAAGCCGGCAACTGGTTGAGCATTTCCCAGTACGCGGCCGTCGTCCGGCGGCCGGCGCGTGTGTTGAACCTGTTCGCCTATACCGGGGCCAGCACGCTGGTGGTGGCGGCCTGCGGCGCCGAGGTGACGCACGTCGACGCGGCCCGCGGCGCGGTGACCTGGGCGCGCGCGAACGCACAGCGTTCGGGGCTGGCCGCGGCTCCGATTCGCTGGATCGTCGACGATGCCCGGGCGTACGTCGCGCGGGAACGCCGCCGCGGGCGGAGTTACGACCTTGTGATCCTCGATCCGCCGAGCTACGGTCATGGCGCCGGCGGCGCGGCCTGGCAGCTCGTGCGCGATCTGCCCGATCTGCTGGCCGGCTGCTGGGCACTGCTGGCCGCTTCGCCGCAGCCGGCCATGCTGGCCAGTTGTCACACGCAGGGGTTCACCGCGCGCGATCTGGCCGCGTGGATTCAACCTGGGGCGCCGCGAACCGCGCGGCTGCGTGCCGTCGATCTGGAGTTGGTGACCAGCGACGGTCGAAGGTTGCCGAGCGGCGTGGCGGTGCGCTGCATCTGTACACCCAGCGGCGGTTGA
- a CDS encoding RNA-binding protein yields the protein MGRRIYVGNLAWSVASADLQQLFGQYGNVRTAEVVSDRQTGQSRGFGFVEMESNEATDEAIRALNGQQFQGRPLTVNEAQPKAPRAGGGGYGGGGGGGGYGGGGGGGGRGGYGGGGGGGRGGYGGGGGRRG from the coding sequence ATGGGTAGAAGAATCTACGTGGGAAATCTTGCCTGGTCCGTGGCGTCTGCGGACCTTCAACAACTTTTTGGGCAGTACGGGAACGTGCGCACGGCTGAGGTGGTCTCCGACCGCCAAACGGGTCAATCGCGCGGTTTCGGCTTCGTCGAAATGGAATCGAACGAAGCGACCGATGAAGCGATTCGCGCCCTGAACGGCCAGCAGTTCCAGGGCCGTCCGCTGACGGTCAATGAAGCCCAGCCCAAGGCACCGCGTGCCGGTGGCGGCGGCTACGGTGGCGGCGGCGGTGGTGGCGGTTATGGTGGCGGCGGCGGCGGTGGCGGCCGCGGCGGCTACGGTGGCGGCGGTGGTGGCGGCCGCGGTGGCTACGGCGGTGGTGGCGGCCGGCGCGGCTAA
- a CDS encoding alpha/beta hydrolase, whose protein sequence is MRRLKIGWLGAIGLCAMAATALAGDISAEVKSDVEYGKGGDEPLVLDLCQPADPKGPLPCLVLIHGGGWQSGNKRVYRELLQDCAGEGYVVVSVGYRLAPKYKWPAQIEDCKCAVRWIRAHAADLHVDPARIGAMGHSAGAHLSMLLGCMDTSDGLEGEGGWADQSSKVQCVVSYFGPTDLTVPESDIDKLAGAADFNLPAVRLILKNFVGGNPAEQTETLRQASPLTYVNAGDAPMLLLQGTKDPLVPHDQAVWMANALSKSKVEGRLELILGAGHGWGGAERERTHREAMSFFAAHLGKNDKK, encoded by the coding sequence ATGCGACGCCTGAAAATCGGCTGGTTAGGGGCAATCGGACTCTGCGCGATGGCGGCCACGGCGCTGGCCGGCGACATCAGCGCCGAGGTCAAGTCCGACGTCGAGTACGGCAAAGGGGGTGACGAACCGCTGGTGCTCGACCTCTGCCAACCGGCCGACCCGAAAGGTCCGCTTCCGTGCCTGGTATTGATCCACGGCGGCGGCTGGCAAAGCGGCAACAAGCGCGTCTACCGCGAGCTGCTGCAAGATTGTGCCGGCGAGGGCTACGTCGTGGTGAGTGTCGGCTATCGACTGGCACCGAAGTACAAGTGGCCGGCGCAGATCGAAGACTGTAAGTGTGCCGTCCGCTGGATTCGCGCTCATGCGGCCGATTTGCACGTCGATCCGGCGCGGATCGGCGCAATGGGTCATTCGGCCGGGGCACACCTTTCGATGCTCCTGGGTTGCATGGACACCAGCGACGGCCTCGAGGGCGAGGGGGGCTGGGCAGATCAATCCAGCAAGGTGCAATGCGTCGTCAGCTATTTCGGCCCGACCGACCTGACGGTGCCTGAGAGCGACATCGACAAGCTGGCCGGGGCGGCCGACTTCAACCTGCCCGCGGTGCGGCTGATCTTGAAGAACTTCGTCGGGGGCAACCCGGCCGAGCAGACAGAAACTCTGCGGCAGGCCTCGCCGCTGACCTACGTCAATGCCGGCGACGCCCCGATGCTCTTGTTGCAAGGCACGAAGGACCCTTTGGTGCCGCACGATCAGGCGGTCTGGATGGCCAACGCACTGTCGAAATCGAAGGTCGAAGGACGGCTTGAATTGATCCTGGGCGCCGGCCACGGCTGGGGCGGCGCCGAGCGCGAGCGGACCCATCGCGAGGCGATGAGTTTTTTCGCCGCGCATTTGGGCAAGAACGACAAGAAATAG